From a region of the Acidobacteriota bacterium genome:
- a CDS encoding UTP--glucose-1-phosphate uridylyltransferase, with product MSQPTPVKGVILAAGYGTRFLPVTKTVPKEMLPIVEVPSIQYVIDEFIASGIRDILIVTSRRKKALEDYFDRDVELESVFRDEAAGGKLASVTPPDANIVFIRQREMRGTAHALMLCEGFAGQSPFVVAYPDDLMPDPPCARQLIETWRETITPAQPRGCSVLSVIDLSGQDVSRYGVVDYELRGGRHVVRRMVEKPRPGSEPSHLISLGRYLYTPDLFPVLHELARVPRDGEFYQTEPINRLAGCGLVVARPYPGRRYDTGEPVGYIKTIVEMALARPEYRQELSDYLHKLSLTGLL from the coding sequence ATGAGTCAGCCGACACCGGTCAAGGGCGTCATCTTGGCGGCGGGTTACGGGACGCGATTCCTGCCCGTGACCAAGACGGTGCCCAAAGAGATGCTGCCCATCGTCGAGGTGCCGTCCATCCAGTACGTGATCGATGAATTCATCGCTTCGGGCATCCGCGACATTCTGATCGTCACCAGCCGCCGGAAGAAAGCCCTTGAGGATTATTTCGACCGGGATGTGGAGCTGGAGTCGGTGTTCCGGGATGAAGCCGCCGGCGGCAAGCTCGCCAGCGTCACGCCGCCCGACGCCAACATCGTCTTCATCCGGCAGCGGGAGATGCGGGGAACGGCCCACGCCTTGATGCTGTGCGAGGGGTTCGCCGGACAGTCGCCGTTCGTCGTCGCCTACCCCGATGACCTGATGCCCGACCCACCCTGTGCCCGACAACTCATCGAGACCTGGCGGGAGACGATCACACCCGCTCAGCCGCGCGGCTGCTCCGTGCTCTCTGTGATCGATTTAAGCGGGCAGGATGTGTCGCGCTACGGCGTCGTCGATTACGAACTTCGGGGCGGGCGTCATGTTGTCCGCCGGATGGTGGAAAAGCCCCGGCCGGGGTCGGAACCGAGCCACCTCATTTCCCTGGGGCGCTATCTGTACACCCCGGATCTCTTCCCGGTCCTCCACGAGTTGGCGCGCGTGCCCCGTGACGGCGAGTTTTACCAGACGGAACCCATCAACCGCCTGGCCGGTTGTGGTTTGGTCGTGGCCCGACCATACCCGGGACGACGCTATGACACCGGTGAGCCCGTCGGTTACATCAAAACGATCGTGGAAATGGCGCTGGCCCGACCGGAATACCGGCAGGAGTTATCCGATTATTTGCACAAATTGTCATTGACCGGCCTGTTGTGA